One stretch of Niallia sp. XMNu-256 DNA includes these proteins:
- a CDS encoding ATP-dependent DNA helicase — protein MSNEIRLSVRTLVEYVFQSGSIDSRFRSTSTLLDGTRIHQKIQKTYQETDQKEVYLRTEIPHHHLSFVIDGRCDGLLFHDDEVIVDEIKSFSNTLDKEGDGYPVHWAQAKMYAYIYSKDHDFMDMTVQLTYVHVESDEKLYYRKKFTFSELEGFALEMIEGYAPFAIQKHEHRIERNEGIKALSFPFETYRAGQRKLAGAVYKSILDGKSLFAQAPTGIGKTISTLFPAVKAIGEGHLDHIFYLTAKTITRTTAEEAFTKMRSSGLCFTSLTITAKDKVCFKDETICQKEVCEYANGYYDRINEAILDILKNEQGITREVLEKYARKHQICPFEFSIDLAYEVDAVICDYNYIFDPRVSLKRLIEEQKKSTVLLVDEAHNLVDRGREMFSATLHKKTFLQLKKEYKGTSQAIYHSAKQINAWFIALKKVKEHNEFVLDELEDQLKQLLLPFMEVAEQALKTDPSSNLLDAYYEVKNFLKVVELLDDSYVIYGEKEKSDLHIKLFCMNPARPLHQMGKGFRSKVFFSATLSPLPYYQDILGGQKEDYKLTLPSPFSAEQVDVVIKPLSTRYRDRDHTKTEIVSIVQTLLKNRPGNHLIFFPSYQYLLSVYDQFQQENNEIHTLIQRTGMTEEEREAFLAAFKPNSNETLLGFAVLGGIFSEGIDLMGDRLNGVVIVGVGLPQLSFERNLIRDYFNKQGKNGYHYAYVNPGMNKVLQAGGRLIRSEKDHGSIVLIDDRFLQQPYQQLLPELWKQPDSLRPL, from the coding sequence ATGTCAAATGAAATACGTCTTTCAGTACGGACACTTGTTGAGTATGTATTCCAAAGCGGAAGCATCGATTCACGGTTTCGCTCCACATCAACGTTACTGGATGGAACAAGAATTCACCAAAAAATTCAAAAAACGTACCAAGAAACCGACCAGAAAGAGGTTTACCTTCGAACTGAAATTCCGCATCATCATCTTTCCTTCGTAATAGATGGTCGCTGTGATGGGCTTTTGTTTCACGATGATGAAGTAATCGTGGATGAAATTAAATCCTTTTCTAATACTCTTGACAAGGAAGGCGACGGGTATCCCGTTCACTGGGCACAAGCCAAAATGTATGCCTATATCTATTCGAAAGACCATGACTTTATGGATATGACAGTTCAGCTTACCTATGTTCATGTGGAATCAGATGAAAAACTCTATTATCGAAAGAAATTCACTTTTTCAGAGTTAGAGGGGTTTGCTTTAGAAATGATCGAAGGTTACGCGCCATTTGCCATCCAGAAGCATGAACACCGCATCGAGCGAAATGAAGGGATTAAAGCACTCTCTTTTCCATTTGAAACCTACCGTGCGGGGCAGCGGAAATTAGCAGGAGCCGTATATAAGTCCATTCTAGACGGAAAAAGTCTATTTGCTCAAGCTCCAACTGGAATTGGTAAGACCATTTCAACTCTCTTTCCAGCTGTAAAGGCAATAGGAGAAGGTCACTTGGATCATATATTTTACCTCACAGCAAAAACAATCACCCGAACAACGGCTGAGGAAGCATTCACCAAGATGCGTTCGAGTGGTCTTTGTTTTACTTCCCTTACGATAACGGCAAAGGATAAGGTTTGTTTTAAAGATGAGACCATTTGCCAAAAAGAGGTTTGTGAATATGCAAATGGTTATTATGATCGAATAAATGAAGCCATTCTTGATATTTTAAAAAATGAACAGGGGATCACACGAGAAGTGTTGGAAAAGTATGCCCGTAAGCATCAAATCTGTCCGTTTGAATTTTCGATCGATCTTGCCTATGAGGTAGACGCCGTCATTTGTGATTACAATTATATATTTGATCCGCGTGTCTCCCTGAAGCGGTTGATAGAGGAACAAAAGAAGTCAACCGTTTTATTGGTTGATGAGGCACATAATTTGGTTGATCGAGGTCGGGAGATGTTCTCTGCTACCTTACATAAAAAGACATTTCTTCAATTAAAGAAGGAATATAAAGGTACAAGTCAAGCTATTTATCATTCTGCTAAACAGATAAATGCTTGGTTTATCGCATTAAAAAAGGTGAAAGAACACAATGAGTTTGTGTTGGATGAACTTGAGGATCAATTGAAGCAGCTTCTCCTTCCTTTTATGGAGGTTGCTGAACAAGCTTTAAAGACCGATCCATCCTCAAATCTATTAGATGCCTACTATGAAGTGAAGAATTTTTTGAAAGTCGTTGAACTTCTTGATGATTCTTACGTTATTTACGGGGAGAAAGAGAAAAGTGATTTGCACATTAAATTATTTTGTATGAATCCGGCCAGACCCCTTCATCAAATGGGGAAAGGGTTTCGCTCCAAGGTTTTTTTCTCAGCAACGCTTTCGCCGCTCCCGTATTATCAAGATATTTTAGGGGGGCAAAAAGAAGATTACAAACTTACTCTTCCATCCCCTTTTTCTGCTGAACAGGTAGATGTAGTCATCAAACCATTGTCAACTCGTTATCGGGATCGAGATCACACAAAGACTGAGATTGTTTCAATCGTACAAACCTTACTTAAAAATCGTCCAGGCAATCATTTAATCTTTTTCCCGTCTTATCAGTATTTGCTTAGCGTATATGATCAGTTCCAACAAGAAAATAATGAGATTCATACACTGATTCAACGTACAGGAATGACCGAGGAAGAAAGAGAGGCTTTTTTAGCTGCCTTTAAGCCGAATTCAAATGAAACTTTACTAGGATTTGCGGTCTTAGGTGGAATTTTCTCTGAGGGAATCGATTTAATGGGGGATCGTTTAAATGGTGTCGTAATTGTTGGTGTAGGATTGCCACAGCTAAGTTTTGAACGAAATCTGATCAGGGATTATTTTAACAAACAAGGAAAAAACGGCTACCACTATGCTTATGTGAATCCAGGTATGAACAAGGTTCTCCAAGCGGGAGGAAGGCTAATCCGCTCGGAAAAGGACCATGGATCCATAGTCCTCATTGATGATCGCTTTTTGCAACAGCCGTATCAACAACTCCTTCCAGAATTATGGAAACAACCGGACAGTTTGCGACCGTTATAA
- a CDS encoding ABC transporter ATP-binding protein: MIKFENVSKRYEDGTVAVQSLDLEIKQGEFFVFIGPSGCGKTTTLKMINRLTPLSDGTIYIKNKKNSEYDIQKLRWDIGYVLQQIALFPHMTIEENVSIVPEMKKWPKEKIKIKVTELMNMVGLDPGTYANRKPHELSGGQQQRVGVIRALAADPKIILMDEPFSALDPISREKLQDDLLELKKTLKKTTVFVTHDMEEAIKLADRICIMKEGEVVQIGTPHELVTNPANDFVRGFIGNKRIADFNLEDLFLPVNEKEIEQTSSVQVPLSTPLEQILGILSEHEQVAVENEGKTIGFINRRSAIHYLSSNLPKKEVSK; encoded by the coding sequence ATGATTAAATTTGAGAATGTATCAAAAAGGTATGAAGATGGCACGGTTGCGGTTCAATCTTTAGATCTGGAGATCAAACAAGGGGAATTTTTTGTTTTTATTGGGCCCAGTGGTTGTGGAAAAACGACGACACTGAAGATGATCAATCGGTTGACACCTCTATCAGATGGAACTATTTACATTAAGAACAAAAAAAATAGTGAGTATGACATCCAGAAGCTACGGTGGGATATTGGCTATGTTCTTCAACAGATAGCCCTTTTTCCCCATATGACGATCGAAGAAAATGTATCGATTGTGCCTGAGATGAAAAAATGGCCAAAAGAAAAAATAAAGATAAAAGTCACGGAATTGATGAATATGGTAGGCTTGGATCCTGGAACCTATGCCAACCGAAAACCACATGAACTATCTGGCGGTCAGCAGCAACGAGTAGGGGTAATTCGGGCACTAGCCGCGGATCCTAAAATCATCTTAATGGACGAGCCTTTTAGTGCTTTAGATCCGATCAGCCGTGAAAAACTTCAAGATGACCTGTTGGAACTCAAGAAAACACTCAAAAAGACAACCGTTTTTGTAACCCATGATATGGAGGAAGCGATAAAACTTGCTGACCGAATTTGTATCATGAAAGAAGGGGAAGTTGTCCAAATCGGGACTCCTCATGAACTTGTTACCAACCCTGCTAACGATTTTGTTAGAGGATTCATTGGAAATAAAAGGATAGCTGATTTCAATTTGGAGGATTTATTTTTACCGGTGAACGAAAAAGAAATCGAACAAACATCTTCTGTTCAGGTACCTTTGTCAACTCCACTGGAACAGATATTAGGGATCCTATCAGAACATGAACAAGTCGCTGTCGAAAATGAAGGGAAAACAATTGGCTTTATTAATCGTAGATCTGCTATCCACTATTTATCTAGCAATCTACCGAAAAAGGAGGTTAGCAAATGA
- the opuFB gene encoding osmoprotectant update ABC transporter permease/substrate-binding subunit OpuFB (The ABC transporter OpuF is widely distributed in Bacillus species other than B. subtilis. OpuFA is the ATP-binding subunit, while OpuFB is a fusion of permease and substrate-binding subunits.), whose amino-acid sequence MREFGEVFQDRKGEIVNALVEHIQISFIALFIAVLIAIPLGIYITRHKKAAEGIIGITSVIQTIPSLALLGILIPLFGIGRVPAIIALVAYALLPILRNTYTGIKEVDPSLIEAAQAIGMNSRKRLIKVEMPLAMPVIMAGIRTAMVLIVSTATLAALIGAGGLGDIILLGIDRNNSNLILLGAIPAALLAILFDYLLKKFERLSYKKSLISIGIVGILALTIMVAPLISNQDDKIVIAGKLGSEPEILINIYKILIEEETDLQVELKPGLGKTSFVFNALQSGSIDLYPEFTGTAISEFLKETAKSTDREEVYKQAKVGLMERFNMVLLDPMQFNNTYALAVSKELAEQYELETISDVKAIENEVKAGFTLEFSDREDGYLGIQSLYGIQVPNLVTMEPKLRYVAVESGEINLVDAYSTDSELRHYELKVLEDDQNLFPPYQGAPLLREETAKKYPEMVEALNQLAGKITDDEMREMNYKVNVEGEKPYDVAKDYLEKEGLK is encoded by the coding sequence ATGAGGGAGTTTGGAGAAGTATTTCAAGATAGAAAAGGGGAGATCGTGAATGCCTTAGTGGAACATATCCAGATCTCTTTCATTGCTCTTTTCATTGCCGTTTTGATTGCGATTCCACTTGGCATTTATATAACGAGACATAAAAAAGCAGCAGAAGGGATCATAGGAATCACATCTGTCATTCAAACCATTCCTTCTTTAGCTCTATTAGGGATTCTTATTCCTTTATTCGGGATTGGTAGAGTGCCTGCCATCATTGCTTTAGTTGCCTATGCATTATTACCTATTTTAAGAAATACATATACAGGAATAAAGGAAGTTGATCCTTCATTAATCGAAGCGGCCCAGGCGATAGGGATGAACTCAAGGAAAAGATTAATCAAAGTGGAGATGCCGCTTGCCATGCCTGTCATCATGGCGGGTATTCGGACAGCCATGGTATTAATCGTAAGTACCGCCACCCTAGCCGCCTTAATCGGTGCTGGAGGACTCGGAGATATCATCCTATTGGGGATTGATCGAAATAATTCGAATTTGATTCTACTTGGAGCCATACCAGCTGCATTACTAGCGATCTTATTTGATTATTTACTTAAAAAATTTGAACGACTTTCCTATAAAAAATCATTAATTTCAATTGGGATCGTTGGGATTTTGGCTCTCACGATCATGGTGGCTCCGCTAATTAGCAATCAAGACGATAAAATTGTGATCGCTGGTAAACTCGGGTCAGAACCAGAAATTTTAATCAATATATATAAAATACTTATTGAGGAAGAGACAGATTTACAGGTAGAATTGAAACCTGGCTTGGGAAAAACGTCATTTGTTTTCAATGCCCTCCAATCGGGAAGCATTGATCTCTATCCAGAATTTACGGGTACAGCGATTTCTGAGTTTTTAAAAGAAACCGCAAAGAGCACCGACCGTGAGGAAGTGTATAAGCAAGCAAAAGTAGGATTGATGGAACGATTTAATATGGTCTTACTGGATCCGATGCAATTTAACAATACTTATGCATTGGCCGTATCAAAAGAGCTTGCCGAACAATACGAGTTAGAAACCATTTCAGATGTAAAAGCGATTGAAAATGAAGTGAAAGCTGGGTTTACATTAGAGTTTTCCGATCGAGAAGATGGATATCTGGGCATTCAATCTCTGTACGGGATTCAGGTTCCTAATCTCGTTACAATGGAACCGAAACTACGTTATGTTGCCGTAGAATCCGGCGAAATCAATTTAGTTGACGCCTATTCGACCGACAGCGAGCTGCGCCACTATGAGCTCAAAGTGTTAGAAGATGATCAAAACTTGTTCCCGCCTTATCAAGGTGCACCTTTATTAAGAGAAGAAACAGCCAAAAAATATCCTGAAATGGTAGAAGCTTTAAATCAACTGGCTGGAAAAATAACGGACGATGAAATGAGAGAAATGAATTACAAAGTGAATGTAGAAGGTGAAAAACCTTATGATGTTGCAAAAGATTATTTGGAAAAAGAGGGGCTTAAATAA
- a CDS encoding spore germination protein: MNICPFQLELVYIACTIGIPLGKGVIYVICIGSVSIQNVSGSANVQFGNIINRAPNNLSKTTAGAGAENEGMLIITNSGFSLTITSPTTAGTGISAPTPPSITIPSTTPANPFGSVTSS, encoded by the coding sequence ATGAATATTTGTCCATTCCAATTAGAACTTGTTTACATAGCATGTACAATAGGTATTCCACTTGGAAAGGGAGTTATTTACGTGATATGTATCGGTTCTGTTTCAATACAAAATGTGAGTGGTTCTGCTAATGTTCAATTTGGCAATATTATTAACCGAGCTCCAAATAATTTATCAAAAACAACTGCAGGTGCAGGTGCTGAGAATGAAGGGATGCTCATCATTACTAATTCTGGTTTTAGTTTAACAATCACAAGTCCAACAACAGCTGGTACAGGAATTTCAGCACCGACACCACCAAGTATCACCATTCCTAGTACTACACCTGCAAACCCATTTGGTTCAGTCACCTCAAGCTGA
- a CDS encoding (2Fe-2S)-binding protein: protein MDQTIICRCEEVTLHDIENTVNTYNCSAREVKLRTRAGMGHCGGRTCRPAVDAVLEAVTGEKAGHDIPMKVQPPVRPVSLSILGGQMK, encoded by the coding sequence ATGGATCAGACTATTATCTGCAGATGTGAAGAAGTAACTTTACATGACATTGAAAATACCGTAAATACATACAACTGCTCTGCTCGTGAAGTTAAATTGCGAACGAGAGCTGGCATGGGGCATTGTGGTGGGCGCACATGCAGGCCAGCAGTAGACGCTGTATTAGAGGCAGTCACAGGCGAAAAAGCGGGACATGATATACCTATGAAAGTCCAACCGCCAGTTAGACCTGTATCACTATCTATTTTGGGGGGACAAATGAAATGA
- a CDS encoding (2Fe-2S)-binding protein, with translation MKTNRIVDHPVLGELENQKPVTFTFDGTTYTGFEGDTIASALLANGIRKLRVHEQSGAPRAIYCNIGHCFECRVTVNQAQGVRACMTPITENMVIESGQLQPTPFASTPDEWPRTYADYEKKNMDKKVGGSHV, from the coding sequence ATGAAGACGAACCGAATAGTAGATCATCCTGTTCTAGGCGAATTGGAGAACCAAAAACCTGTCACTTTTACTTTTGATGGGACAACCTATACAGGTTTTGAAGGGGATACCATTGCATCGGCACTTCTAGCAAATGGAATTAGGAAACTCCGTGTTCATGAACAAAGTGGGGCACCGCGAGCGATATATTGTAATATTGGACATTGCTTTGAGTGCCGTGTCACGGTTAATCAAGCACAAGGCGTTCGTGCATGTATGACACCTATTACAGAGAATATGGTCATCGAAAGTGGCCAATTACAACCAACGCCATTTGCATCGACACCTGATGAATGGCCGCGCACCTATGCGGATTACGAGAAAAAGAACATGGATAAAAAGGTCGGTGGATCACATGTATGA
- a CDS encoding FAD-dependent oxidoreductase, giving the protein MYDVVIIGAGPAGLSAAIACRESDLNVIVIDEFPKPGGRLLGQLHQEPSGEWWNGIKETQILLDKAEKLNTTIKCGVSAHHIEKTEHGYGVHTNIGVLNTTNLLIATGAAETSVPIPGWTLPGVMSIGAAQVMTNVHRVRVGNKGVIVGVNVLSAAIARELQLAGIKLHSMALPVSNSVTKNHANPRRVMDGLVRIAHLAPSAFLRFGSKFAKASWVRNLAVKFYPKGGVKMWGMPIHIRKAIVGINGTEKVESVTMCDITPDGEIIAGSEKTIEVDFVCIAGGLYPLAELAAVVGCPFQYVEELGGHVPIHNEQMETPLKGLYVAGNITGIESAKVARAQGSLAGYSIAKNEVKIQQAMQDVKSVRDSATIQFHPAIVEGREKVQKSFQEYRDAN; this is encoded by the coding sequence ATGTATGATGTTGTCATAATCGGCGCGGGTCCCGCTGGCTTATCTGCCGCAATCGCATGCCGTGAGTCAGATTTAAATGTTATAGTCATAGATGAATTTCCAAAGCCAGGTGGCAGGCTGCTTGGACAACTTCACCAAGAGCCAAGCGGGGAATGGTGGAATGGCATTAAAGAAACCCAAATTTTACTAGATAAAGCAGAAAAACTAAACACAACAATTAAATGTGGCGTTTCTGCCCATCATATTGAAAAAACAGAACACGGCTATGGGGTTCATACGAATATAGGCGTTCTCAACACGACAAACCTATTGATTGCTACGGGTGCGGCGGAAACATCTGTCCCTATTCCCGGCTGGACACTTCCTGGTGTCATGTCGATCGGTGCAGCACAAGTAATGACAAACGTACACCGTGTTCGCGTGGGGAATAAAGGTGTTATTGTTGGTGTCAATGTCTTGTCTGCAGCCATCGCCCGTGAACTCCAACTTGCTGGTATTAAATTACATAGTATGGCTCTGCCCGTTTCTAACTCTGTCACGAAAAACCATGCCAACCCAAGACGGGTTATGGATGGATTGGTACGCATAGCTCATTTGGCACCTTCCGCTTTCCTTCGTTTTGGAAGTAAGTTTGCGAAAGCTTCTTGGGTGCGTAATCTCGCTGTCAAATTTTATCCTAAAGGCGGCGTGAAAATGTGGGGAATGCCCATCCATATTCGTAAAGCGATCGTTGGAATAAATGGTACAGAAAAAGTAGAATCCGTTACCATGTGCGATATTACCCCTGATGGAGAAATCATTGCAGGCAGTGAAAAAACAATTGAGGTCGATTTTGTTTGTATAGCCGGAGGACTTTACCCGCTTGCAGAGCTTGCGGCTGTCGTTGGTTGTCCATTCCAGTATGTCGAAGAGTTAGGTGGTCATGTTCCAATACATAATGAACAAATGGAAACACCTCTGAAAGGATTATATGTCGCTGGTAATATTACAGGGATCGAAAGTGCAAAAGTTGCTCGTGCACAAGGATCACTTGCGGGATACTCGATTGCGAAAAACGAAGTCAAAATCCAACAAGCCATGCAAGATGTCAAATCAGTCCGTGATTCAGCAACCATCCAATTCCACCCAGCTATTGTTGAAGGGCGCGAGAAGGTTCAAAAGTCATTTCAAGAGTATAGAGATGCAAACTAA
- a CDS encoding FAD-dependent oxidoreductase produces MSKKNHTEVAIIGGGIVGCAIAYYVAKSGIDCMLIEKNDIASGTSSRCDGNVTIVDKDPGFDSLMSWKSQELMIELSHELDLPFEYRALGSLLVCENDREMEAAKEWVDIQNAAGLKFKLLDREDLRQESPYFADDIPGGLECETDSLINPYLFCYSLIEKAKQYGLQLQTQSEVINITKNDYFTIETSNGTFTAKKVVNAAGVWAPFIGKMLELDIPIIPRKGHIMVGARQKPVMMRNVMEFGYLMNKFGRERIADERTEKHGVALVLEPTESQNFLLGSSRQFVGYDGRIDINVVETMARRAMRFYPKLNDFTMIRAYTGFRPWTSDHLPIVSEVDEIPGYFIAAGHEGDGISLATVTGKLIDELIRGVSETIIPTTPLRYDRFAKKPVLQ; encoded by the coding sequence ATGTCAAAGAAAAATCATACAGAAGTCGCTATTATTGGTGGGGGGATTGTCGGTTGTGCGATCGCTTATTATGTTGCAAAATCAGGGATCGATTGTATGTTAATCGAAAAAAATGATATTGCAAGCGGCACCTCCTCACGCTGTGATGGAAACGTTACAATTGTGGATAAAGACCCTGGGTTTGATAGTTTAATGTCTTGGAAAAGTCAGGAATTGATGATTGAATTGAGCCATGAACTGGATTTGCCATTTGAATATCGAGCACTTGGCAGTTTGCTTGTTTGTGAAAATGATAGAGAAATGGAAGCGGCGAAAGAATGGGTGGACATTCAAAATGCTGCTGGCTTGAAATTCAAATTACTCGATCGAGAGGATCTTCGGCAAGAATCCCCTTACTTTGCAGATGATATTCCAGGCGGGTTAGAATGTGAAACGGACTCACTTATCAATCCATATCTATTTTGCTACTCGCTAATAGAGAAGGCAAAGCAGTATGGACTTCAATTGCAAACCCAATCGGAAGTCATAAATATTACTAAGAATGATTATTTTACTATTGAAACGTCAAATGGAACCTTTACGGCAAAGAAAGTGGTCAATGCGGCTGGCGTTTGGGCACCTTTCATCGGAAAAATGCTTGAACTTGATATCCCAATTATTCCAAGAAAAGGACATATTATGGTCGGGGCCAGACAAAAGCCGGTCATGATGCGAAACGTCATGGAATTTGGTTACTTGATGAACAAATTTGGCCGAGAGCGAATTGCCGATGAAAGAACGGAGAAACACGGTGTCGCTTTAGTGCTTGAGCCGACGGAAAGCCAGAATTTCTTACTCGGAAGCAGCCGCCAATTCGTCGGGTATGATGGAAGAATTGATATCAATGTAGTGGAAACCATGGCAAGAAGAGCGATGCGTTTCTATCCGAAATTGAATGATTTCACGATGATCCGTGCGTATACGGGTTTTAGACCATGGACATCCGATCATTTGCCAATCGTTTCAGAAGTTGATGAAATTCCTGGGTATTTCATTGCTGCAGGGCATGAAGGGGATGGAATCAGTTTAGCGACCGTTACAGGGAAATTAATTGACGAATTGATTCGCGGGGTCTCTGAAACAATTATTCCAACAACCCCATTACGATATGATCGTTTTGCTAAAAAGCCTGTTTTACAATGA
- a CDS encoding SRPBCC family protein, with product MATGIHTVEVPVDVQAVWDYVSDLEKWATTVPAYKEHKIINDKESIWTFEGSVKGIKKTIRAQVNITEWNEPSNIKFEIKGLSDNFTGSGQFTAEEVNGKTIMTCTVEVHAGGLSGAVLSPIIKWAVPKVATRFTESIANKIVVFS from the coding sequence ATGGCAACAGGAATACATACAGTAGAAGTTCCAGTAGATGTACAAGCGGTGTGGGATTATGTCAGTGATCTTGAAAAGTGGGCAACGACAGTACCAGCCTACAAAGAACATAAAATCATAAATGACAAGGAATCTATTTGGACATTTGAAGGTAGTGTAAAAGGGATTAAAAAAACAATACGAGCGCAAGTAAATATTACGGAATGGAATGAACCTTCGAATATTAAGTTTGAAATAAAAGGTTTATCCGATAATTTTACCGGGAGCGGTCAGTTTACCGCAGAAGAGGTTAATGGTAAAACAATCATGACTTGTACGGTGGAAGTCCATGCTGGCGGATTATCGGGTGCGGTGTTATCACCCATTATTAAATGGGCCGTACCAAAAGTAGCCACTCGTTTTACAGAGTCGATTGCAAATAAAATTGTAGTTTTCTCATAG
- a CDS encoding endospore germination permease, whose translation MIEKGRISYLELALIMYSTVVATAILYIPYITAQHAKRDLWLSPIWGSLSGFLIVMIIIKLSKLYPGKTLIEYGEMILGRFLGKIVAFIYLFFLLHNTALAFREYGEFIESAFLHKTPIIVVTGSIALSCAIAVHGGIETIGRCALIFLPVVFALYILIYVFLIPDLNVKNIFPILQDGIMPSLKGSIAPHAWLSQFSLMSFLIPLLTKRQKVLKWGMFSVIACVLTMVFINLGNLFLFGKIISNLHFPVFEAARYISIGSFFEHIESIVLAFWVLGAFVQLSAFFYMLVLGTSQWLALPSYKPFVLPIGFLIILFSVWSVPSFGEMIRGMGTTMPYYFLSVQLVIPIFLLCVALIRRKKLK comes from the coding sequence ATGATTGAAAAAGGTAGAATCTCCTACTTGGAACTAGCCCTTATAATGTATTCAACTGTTGTAGCCACGGCCATTCTTTACATACCATATATCACCGCCCAACATGCAAAGCGTGATTTATGGTTGTCACCCATATGGGGTTCTTTGAGTGGCTTTCTGATCGTTATGATTATTATAAAGCTCTCTAAGCTATACCCAGGGAAAACACTTATTGAATATGGTGAGATGATTCTCGGGCGGTTCCTTGGCAAAATCGTCGCGTTCATTTACCTGTTTTTTCTATTACACAATACGGCTCTTGCCTTTAGAGAATATGGTGAGTTTATCGAAAGTGCATTCTTACATAAAACGCCGATCATTGTGGTTACCGGTAGTATTGCCCTTTCGTGTGCCATTGCTGTTCACGGGGGCATTGAGACCATTGGAAGGTGTGCTCTCATCTTTTTGCCGGTTGTTTTCGCTCTCTATATCCTGATCTATGTCTTTCTGATTCCTGACTTAAATGTAAAAAACATTTTTCCCATTTTGCAAGATGGGATCATGCCTTCCCTTAAAGGATCTATTGCACCACATGCCTGGCTAAGTCAATTTTCCTTGATGTCATTCCTGATTCCGTTGTTAACGAAGCGCCAAAAGGTGTTGAAATGGGGGATGTTTTCTGTCATTGCCTGTGTGTTAACGATGGTATTTATTAATCTAGGAAATCTATTTTTATTTGGAAAAATTATTTCTAACCTCCATTTCCCTGTGTTTGAGGCAGCAAGATATATCAGTATTGGTTCTTTTTTTGAGCATATTGAGTCAATCGTTCTCGCCTTTTGGGTTCTTGGTGCATTTGTACAACTTTCCGCCTTTTTTTACATGCTTGTACTTGGTACATCCCAATGGTTGGCACTGCCCAGTTATAAACCCTTTGTATTACCGATTGGTTTTTTAATTATTTTATTTTCAGTTTGGTCAGTCCCCTCGTTTGGAGAAATGATTCGAGGGATGGGTACAACAATGCCTTATTATTTCTTATCGGTTCAGCTAGTCATTCCAATTTTCCTCTTATGTGTTGCACTCATAAGGAGGAAAAAGTTAAAATGA